From a region of the Pongo abelii isolate AG06213 chromosome 9, NHGRI_mPonAbe1-v2.0_pri, whole genome shotgun sequence genome:
- the TMEM225 gene encoding transmembrane protein 225 isoform X2, translated as MVHVSNRSIQGMNILFSSWAVVLTVMGITLDKWVELISEDERAKMNHSPWMMCCRALWPEDDLKVVRIMMMSSLGLSFLLNLILGMKFTYLIPQNKYIQLFTTILGFFSGILLLWALILYHNKLNQGQSKHFSSYRITWVMYTAYLNVFFLSVCVPPRRVGGQAYVRCLLCLASEGSSPSPPFILPFTPSPL; from the exons ATGGTGCACGTTTCAAATAGAAGTATCCAGGGTATGAACATACTTTTCTCCTCCTGGGCCGTAGTCTTAACAGTGATGGGAATCACCTTAGATAAATGGGTTGAATTGATTTCAGAAGATGAAAGAGCCAAGATGAACCACAGTCCATGGATGATGTGTTGCCGTGCTCTTTGGCCAGAAG ATGACCTGAAAGTGGTCAGGATTATGATGATGTCGAGCCTtggcctttccttcctccttaacTTAATCCTGGGTATGAAATTCACCTATCTGAttcctcaaaataaatatatacaactctTCACTACCATCCTCGGTTTCTTCTCAG GTATCCTTCTGCTCTGGGCACTCATACTATATCACAATAAGCTGAACCAAGGTCAATCCAAGCACTTCTCTAGTTACAGGATCACCTGGGTCATGTATACTGCTTACTTAAACGTTTTCTTCTTGTCTGTCTGTG TTCCTCCAAGAAGAGTGGGAGGTCAGGCCTATGTGAGATGtctgctgtgcctggcctcagaggGTAGCTCCCCATCTCCGccttttattttgcctttcacACCGTCCCCGCTTTAG
- the TMEM225 gene encoding transmembrane protein 225 isoform X3 yields the protein MVHVSNRSIQDDLKVVRIMMMSSLGLSFLLNLILGMKFTYLIPQNKYIQLFTTILGFFSGILLLWALILYHNKLNQGQSKHFSSYRITWVMYTAYLNVFFLSVCGILSLLECKLSTSRCTCLNIHKSDNECKESENSIEGNSLPECTAMPRSIVRAHTVNSLNKKVQTRRVTWAL from the exons ATGGTGCACGTTTCAAATAGAAGTATCCAGG ATGACCTGAAAGTGGTCAGGATTATGATGATGTCGAGCCTtggcctttccttcctccttaacTTAATCCTGGGTATGAAATTCACCTATCTGAttcctcaaaataaatatatacaactctTCACTACCATCCTCGGTTTCTTCTCAG GTATCCTTCTGCTCTGGGCACTCATACTATATCACAATAAGCTGAACCAAGGTCAATCCAAGCACTTCTCTAGTTACAGGATCACCTGGGTCATGTATACTGCTTACTTAAACGTTTTCTTCTTGTCTGTCTGTG GAATCCTCTCTCTCCTAGAGTGCAAGTTGTCTACCAGTAGGTGTACCTGCCTGAACATCCATAAATCTGACAACGAATGTAAGGAATCTGAGAATTCCATCGAAGGTAATTCATTACCAGAATGCACTGCAATGCCTCGTAGCATTGTCCGTGCACACACTGTGAATTCCCTAAACAAAAAAGTCCAAACACGTCGCGTAACCTGGGCTCTGTGA
- the TMEM225 gene encoding transmembrane protein 225 isoform X1 → MVHVSNRSIQGMNILFSSWAVVLTVMGITLDKWVELISEDERAKMNHSPWMMCCRALWPEDDLKVVRIMMMSSLGLSFLLNLILGMKFTYLIPQNKYIQLFTTILGFFSGILLLWALILYHNKLNQGQSKHFSSYRITWVMYTAYLNVFFLSVCGILSLLECKLSTSRCTCLNIHKSDNECKESENSIEGNSLPECTAMPRSIVRAHTVNSLNKKVQTRRVTWAL, encoded by the exons ATGGTGCACGTTTCAAATAGAAGTATCCAGGGTATGAACATACTTTTCTCCTCCTGGGCCGTAGTCTTAACAGTGATGGGAATCACCTTAGATAAATGGGTTGAATTGATTTCAGAAGATGAAAGAGCCAAGATGAACCACAGTCCATGGATGATGTGTTGCCGTGCTCTTTGGCCAGAAG ATGACCTGAAAGTGGTCAGGATTATGATGATGTCGAGCCTtggcctttccttcctccttaacTTAATCCTGGGTATGAAATTCACCTATCTGAttcctcaaaataaatatatacaactctTCACTACCATCCTCGGTTTCTTCTCAG GTATCCTTCTGCTCTGGGCACTCATACTATATCACAATAAGCTGAACCAAGGTCAATCCAAGCACTTCTCTAGTTACAGGATCACCTGGGTCATGTATACTGCTTACTTAAACGTTTTCTTCTTGTCTGTCTGTG GAATCCTCTCTCTCCTAGAGTGCAAGTTGTCTACCAGTAGGTGTACCTGCCTGAACATCCATAAATCTGACAACGAATGTAAGGAATCTGAGAATTCCATCGAAGGTAATTCATTACCAGAATGCACTGCAATGCCTCGTAGCATTGTCCGTGCACACACTGTGAATTCCCTAAACAAAAAAGTCCAAACACGTCGCGTAACCTGGGCTCTGTGA